The Terriglobia bacterium genome window below encodes:
- a CDS encoding polyprenyl synthetase family protein: MAFSAQEIYQLIAPELGRVEEELKGYTRSEIQPIAEIGEYILSAGGKRIRPALLLLTAKMLGEVSPMSIRLGAVVEFIHNATLVHDDIIDGADTRRGRPSANSHWGNSMTVLAGDWLYMQSFAVALSERNFEVLGTLIGITQKMVEGELLQLTVLGKSQITQQQLLDIVERKTAYLFSGCTKLPAIAAGLNHGSADRLGEIGKALGMAFQLVDDLLDLTSTSDILGKPAASDLKEGKMTLPVFFAITNAKAEDTQKVQRVLDERNFRSVDRVEILHLVERSDGLERTRELARQYARRAIQLLEEFPASIYRDAIVSIPEFILNRTA; the protein is encoded by the coding sequence ATGGCTTTTAGTGCACAGGAAATCTATCAGCTCATCGCCCCCGAGCTGGGCCGCGTCGAAGAAGAGCTGAAGGGATATACCCGTTCAGAAATCCAGCCCATTGCCGAGATCGGTGAATATATCTTAAGCGCCGGCGGGAAGCGCATCCGTCCGGCGCTGCTGTTGTTGACCGCGAAGATGCTCGGAGAGGTTTCGCCGATGAGCATCCGGCTCGGCGCTGTTGTTGAATTCATTCACAACGCCACCCTGGTTCATGACGACATCATCGACGGGGCTGATACGAGGCGCGGCCGTCCTTCCGCCAATTCCCATTGGGGGAATTCCATGACGGTGCTTGCCGGGGACTGGCTGTATATGCAGTCCTTTGCGGTCGCTCTAAGCGAAAGGAATTTCGAAGTCCTCGGCACACTTATCGGTATTACACAGAAAATGGTTGAGGGGGAATTGCTGCAGCTGACGGTGCTTGGCAAGTCACAGATCACCCAGCAGCAGCTGCTGGATATTGTCGAGCGGAAAACGGCGTATCTGTTTTCAGGCTGCACGAAACTCCCGGCGATTGCGGCCGGCCTGAACCATGGATCGGCGGACCGGCTGGGTGAGATCGGGAAAGCCCTCGGGATGGCGTTTCAGCTGGTGGATGACCTGCTGGATTTGACCTCGACCTCGGACATCCTGGGTAAACCGGCGGCAAGCGACCTCAAAGAAGGAAAGATGACGCTACCCGTCTTCTTTGCAATTACGAATGCGAAAGCAGAGGATACCCAGAAGGTCCAGAGAGTCCTCGACGAGCGTAATTTCCGGTCGGTCGACCGCGTTGAAATCCTTCATCTGGTTGAAAGGTCGGACGGCCTCGAGCGCACGCGGGAACTTGCCCGCCAATATGCCCGCCGGGCGATTCAATTGCTTGAGGAATTCCCGGCTTCGATATATCGTGACGCCATTGTGAGCATCCCCGAGTTTATTTTGAATCGTACGGCTTGA
- a CDS encoding histidine kinase dimerization/phospho-acceptor domain-containing protein has protein sequence MKINFSIRSFLVFLAISFTVPAVLLFGFFEARSGVRQAREDARDVNRQAALMIEHEIAASLEQFRAFSEGLALDVDVGALRFRDTGRVMEEVKLYPGITYLILNKDGVSVAGYSNSREIRIGADFSDRSYVQRAFASRKTVISGTLTRSANTSAVAFCVPLLDMDGSVKGMLAGAVPTEQFRTRYQLVPEQFAWVQDSFGNTVSATNVDPSEPKKSNEIIETRVTALGWKVVVGLPGRYVMVRARRAIYNAIWVALICTLIGGAVASIVGFSTVRGLDKIGRQIRGMSAINLRPIELSNKGLYPREVRSLIGNFNNLLDRTARMQLAEFEAISHLADTVLVAGSDGRISYLNDAGVHMFGDMTGKPVHDLIGTETARSILSQVPPKAWKGEAFVRKAQGETFDAFLSSTPVLEDGKLSSAVIIVQDITQEKAAREAKAQSEKMITLGELVAGTSHELNNPLAIVTGYADLLLHENGLHPEQRTKIESIRKNAHRAANVVHSLLAFARKRKAERTETDLNSVVRAALELKEYDLRTSGIR, from the coding sequence ATGAAGATTAACTTCTCGATCCGTTCCTTCCTCGTCTTCCTGGCCATTTCCTTTACCGTGCCCGCCGTTCTCCTGTTCGGTTTTTTCGAGGCCCGCAGTGGTGTCCGCCAGGCGCGGGAAGATGCCCGTGACGTGAATCGGCAGGCAGCGCTGATGATCGAGCACGAGATCGCGGCTTCACTGGAACAATTCAGAGCATTCAGCGAGGGCTTGGCGCTGGACGTCGACGTCGGTGCCTTGAGGTTTCGGGATACTGGCCGCGTCATGGAGGAGGTCAAACTCTATCCAGGTATCACGTATCTCATTCTGAATAAAGATGGAGTATCTGTTGCGGGTTATTCCAACAGCAGGGAAATACGGATCGGCGCGGACTTCAGCGACCGGAGTTATGTCCAGCGGGCTTTCGCTTCGCGAAAGACCGTGATTTCCGGCACCCTTACCCGTTCGGCGAATACTTCAGCGGTTGCGTTTTGTGTGCCGCTGCTGGACATGGATGGAAGCGTAAAGGGAATGCTTGCCGGAGCAGTTCCAACGGAGCAATTTCGCACGCGTTATCAACTGGTCCCGGAGCAATTTGCCTGGGTCCAGGACTCGTTCGGCAATACGGTTTCGGCGACCAACGTGGATCCTTCCGAGCCAAAGAAAAGCAATGAGATCATCGAAACCCGTGTAACCGCGCTGGGCTGGAAAGTGGTTGTTGGCCTGCCTGGCCGCTACGTGATGGTACGCGCCCGCCGTGCCATTTACAACGCGATATGGGTCGCCTTGATTTGCACTCTGATCGGTGGGGCCGTGGCAAGCATCGTCGGGTTTTCAACCGTAAGAGGGCTCGATAAGATCGGACGCCAGATCCGGGGCATGTCGGCCATCAATCTCAGGCCGATTGAACTATCGAATAAAGGCTTGTATCCGCGCGAAGTCCGCAGCCTGATCGGAAACTTCAATAATCTGCTCGATCGCACGGCCCGCATGCAACTCGCGGAGTTCGAAGCCATTTCTCACCTGGCGGATACCGTACTGGTTGCCGGTTCCGACGGCCGCATTTCCTACTTGAACGATGCGGGCGTCCATATGTTCGGCGACATGACCGGCAAGCCTGTTCACGATCTCATCGGCACGGAGACCGCCCGGAGTATTCTCTCGCAGGTTCCCCCGAAAGCCTGGAAAGGCGAGGCTTTCGTCAGAAAGGCTCAGGGCGAAACATTCGATGCCTTTCTCAGCAGTACTCCGGTGCTGGAAGACGGAAAACTCAGTTCGGCCGTCATTATTGTTCAGGACATCACACAGGAAAAAGCCGCGCGGGAGGCCAAAGCTCAGTCGGAAAAAATGATCACTCTGGGCGAACTTGTGGCCGGGACGTCGCATGAGCTGAATAACCCGCTTGCCATTGTTACCGGTTATGCCGATCTGCTTTTGCACGAGAATGGGCTTCATCCGGAGCAGCGAACGAAGATCGAGTCCATACGAAAGAACGCGCATCGGGCCGCGAATGTCGTGCACAGCCTGTTGGCGTTCGCTCGTAAACGCAAAGCGGAGCGCACGGAAACGGATCTCAACTCTGTTGTTCGTGCGGCGCTGGAGCTCAAAGAATACGATCTCAGAACCAGTGGGATCCGC
- a CDS encoding TatD family hydrolase — translation MLIDSHAHLDDPRFDDDRDAVLQRAWDAGIRKILTIGNGSGPDEMGCGIPIAEKHDWIYTSVGIHPHDASRVEERHYALIEQLCRHEKVIAIGEGGLDYHYDNSPREVQREVFRAQAALARDLDLPLIVHTRDADADTEEILREASPRRGILHCFTSSGALADFALSIGFFISFSGIVTFPKAREVADIAARIPADRILLETDAPYLAPVPHRGKRNEPSFVSETARYLAQLRGVPAEELGAQASANFNRVFAVKTS, via the coding sequence ATTCTCACGCTCATCTGGATGATCCCCGTTTCGATGACGACCGCGACGCCGTCCTGCAGCGCGCATGGGATGCGGGCATACGAAAGATCCTGACGATCGGCAACGGCAGCGGACCGGATGAAATGGGATGCGGCATCCCGATCGCCGAGAAGCACGATTGGATCTATACCTCTGTGGGAATTCATCCTCACGATGCGAGCCGCGTTGAGGAACGGCATTACGCGCTGATCGAACAGCTTTGCAGGCACGAGAAGGTCATCGCCATCGGGGAGGGGGGACTTGATTACCATTACGACAACTCGCCGCGGGAGGTGCAGCGCGAAGTATTCCGCGCACAAGCGGCTCTTGCCAGAGATCTGGATCTGCCGCTCATCGTGCACACGCGCGACGCCGATGCGGACACCGAAGAGATTCTGCGCGAGGCGTCGCCGCGCCGCGGAATCCTGCACTGTTTCACGTCGAGCGGGGCGCTTGCCGACTTCGCGTTGAGCATAGGGTTTTTCATCTCCTTTTCCGGAATTGTGACATTTCCGAAGGCTCGCGAGGTTGCAGACATTGCGGCGCGTATTCCAGCGGACCGCATCCTCCTGGAGACCGACGCTCCTTATCTCGCTCCGGTGCCTCATCGGGGCAAGCGGAACGAGCCGAGCTTCGTTTCGGAAACGGCCAGGTACCTGGCGCAACTGCGCGGAGTCCCGGCGGAAGAGCTGGGAGCGCAGGCGTCAGCCAATTTCAACAGAGTGTTTGCCGTCAAAACATCGTAA